Part of the Lates calcarifer isolate ASB-BC8 linkage group LG6, TLL_Latcal_v3, whole genome shotgun sequence genome, gtgtgcatactatTTTTGGTCAACGATAAAACTGACTTTTAGCGTCTCGGTCAGGTTGATTTTGTGGCAGTGTTTCGCAGGTCAGAGTGTTACGCGAAGATGTTTGAGATGAAGTCGCGAAACCGTTTGGCGTACTGCTCGGGGTGGACCGTGGAGATTTCAGCACCAGCCTacgacagaaagaaaaagagagagagggggagagagaaggagcaaaGAAAggtcaacatcatcatcatctgtgtacGTTTGAAGACACGAGAGCAGACATCAAACACTCAGGTAACGCCGGAGTGTTTTgaacagctgacagcagccCCCTCCACCTcgtttccttcctctcctcctgcgcCACTCACCCcgtgtttgacagtttttgcTGCGTGAGCCGCTTTCTTCTTGGTGTCGTACTGAGTAAGGACGTCAATCAGGCCCATGAAGTAGACCTCCCTCTGAGGGGCTCCTGAGATGAAAGGCAGAGAACAATCAGGGTTATTTTATTGGGCTCACGTTGACAACAGCAGCGACAGGACTcgtatattaaaaaaaaaatgttagccCGTTAAAGAGATGAATCTCAAAACCACACTTCCGGGAAACATTCAAGACAAACAGATCCAGACTCTTGGATCTGCATCAGTCATTTTCAGTTAATCTGCctgttattttattgattatttgtcAATTAAAGGTTTGAAAACTTTCCAGAGAATGTTACATTAGGGAATTCTGGAAATACTGatttagaaatgagaaaatatacAAACTGCATCctatacaaacataaatataaacattttgtgAGTAGAACTTTAATCAACTCTTtcactgaacaacaacaactacatttaagttccctgttcTGCAAATTTCCAGTTTGTTCCCGTCAACTCCCATGGAACGTTTCCAATATTGAAAATTCCGGAGATGTTGCAACCCTACTCAAAGTCCTCACGTCTTGTATTTGTTTGATCAATAGTCTAAAGCCCAAATATctaatgttaaatataaaaatgtaccTTTATATAGAATTACATGTGTAAATTTAGAAAGTTAATTGCACAATGAACAAAGGAGTTTTTACTCCTACTGCACTTAAATCACAGTGAAGGGGCGATCGGAGCCGTTTAGAATAGACCTAGCTGTGTGCTGGTTAAAGATGCCCgtcaagttttgttttggtttatgattaaatactttaaaaacGAATCTTCCTTAGCAGCAGGCGGACGAgtgcttctcttctctgttggctcaaaaattaaaaagttaatCGTTGAAAATGGTTGTTGATTCacttttaaagcagaaatgctTCAAAAAAGTTTCCAGTTtgttaaatgtgaagatttgttttgttgttcttgcACCTGGTGCTGGAGATATTTTAGGTAATATTTATGCATTTTCTTGTGTTGTTCTTTCtgtactgtgttgtttttttatcgTCGTCACCTGACTGTGAGCCAAGTTTCTCATCTGGgttaaaaaaatgacagaactAACTGAAAACACTGGACGAGTAGAAATGTTGATGTGATGATAGAGGAAAAGTCACGGATCATCAAAGTTCATCagggaaacatgaatgtctgcaccaaaGTTTCCAGCAGATGTTGAACTATTTCACATGCAAGTGAAGAagttgacctgctggtggcgctagaggaacAGGCAGGGTGTCCCCAAAGTCATTATAATTCAGCCTCAGGGTGTCGTGGATCTCTGTACCAATTTTCAAGGCAATCCATCGGATAATTGGACGGATATTTCAGGTTGATGCAACATAACAATTCAAACATTCACCTGAGCAGCTTCCGACCGCGTACACGTCCACGTAGGGGTCGAAACTCTCCGGGTCCCAGAGGTTTGCAGGACGACATGTAGCCGGCGATTCCCTCCGGAGAGGTGCCGTACGACCCCACTGTGGCGCCCGGAGCCAGGCCGTTCTccgcctcctgctcctcctcgtTGGAGACCTcctcgccctcctcctcctcccgctcGGCTCGGCCCACGTCGTGGATACCGAGCAGGAGGCTGTAGTCCATGATCTTCAGCTTCACCAGGAACTGGGGGACGATGAGAGAAGGATGTTTACGACACATGAACATTGAATTACTGTGAGGGGGACACAGGAAGTTAAATAAAGATATAGATCTGAACAGTCGATGATTAATAATAactaattttttaaaacagaaatgataGAAAAAGATTTCCACACACTTAAATCCATGcattgtatatattatataacaccataagagagaaaaagtaaccagaaatgactaaaattctttgcatttctctgttttctaataataaactgaatatctttgagttttagacgacacaaacaaactaaatgtcTGACGTTTAGACAGACCAAATCACAGAATAATCATCACTGAAAATTACCGCTGATAAGCTCACAGATAGAAACATGTTATTGATCTACAGATCCATGTATTGTCAGCAAATAGCAAAAGAGAGCCCTCCACAAGCTCCCAGAACCAAAAGagaattcatttattattttattatctattttacatttaattaataaatcagtcacagatgacagagaaaataaaaacatattcacatttgagaagctgaaaccacaacatttttgcttaaacaagacaaaatggCTGCAGATTAACCTTCTCCTAGCTGTTTAAACTCTAGTTTAATGTATTAGTATCTAAATTCACCTCCCTCCCTGCACCTCAcatccatcctcctcctcctcctcttcctgctgctgctgctgctaaaatgGCAACACAGCAGGAGGAGTGGTGCATCCTTTATGTGCAGCTGCTGCCGCTGTGTGGTGGAGGTTTGCAACAACAGGAAGGAGTCACCCACCTCCACATCTCTGTTCAGCTTCTCCATGAActtctccttctgctcctcGGTTACATAAACCTTCTGCATGTTGTTCCTGAAGTCCATGTCCTTGAAGGTTGGAAGCTCTTTTACCTTTAGAAGATAAAAATATGTTGTTAGAGGAATATGTGggacaaagaggagacagaTAGACAGGTAATGATTATATAAAATGGGTAGGAAACAAGTTTTAATTCACCCTTTCTTTGTCACTCGCTTCTCGTGCCACCAGGGAGCCCTGCAAGCGCAAAGTGTTTTAAATATTATGACTTGTGCATTTTGAAAACGAGTATTAAACCATTTCACATCAGAGGAAGAAGCAAAAGATGTGAATTTAGGCTGCAGCAAactaatattttcattatttgttaaaggataactccaaGAGATTTTAACCTGAGCCTTATTTTCCCACgtttctgggtgtaaatgattaatggggacaaaaatctttgcaatcggtgcagtattgagtaAGAATGGTGCACCTGTAACTGCCACACAGCTGCTGCGATGTCAAGAAACGGTGTGATTGTCCACAttaaagtacatccactaaagggcttgtttttgccactgacaggcttgATAAGTGTCTGATATCATTATGGATGAATTCCTACAGAGATGGAGCCTTTTATTAATGAGCCagattctttttgtttaaccaaaaACACTGCTATATAttagtaccagactccattgacaaaaagaggaattttactgaacagaacagaggagctgctgaaatactACTGCCTtgatttgttagtttgtttgtgttattgtgtgcatgtaaagGATCCTAATACTTTTtgcatcactgaaagtcacacaataacacaagctaactgatggaggcagtggcagtttctgtgttctgctcagtaaaatcagagtttttgtcaatgaagtctGGTGGCAAAGCAAttgcttaaaaatgtcatatgaaTAATTGATTATCCAACCtagttgattatttttctgtcggtaaactaaatgattaatcagctAATCCTTTCAGCTCTGGcgtaaatgtatgtttgtgacttccacattgttttgtttttgtgcagcagtgatgagaAGTTTGTCAGTGAAGTTCCTCCTCACCTTCAGGTCGTACTTCCTGTGCACCACCAGCCTGTGGCTGAACATGTTCCTCATCACGATCAGGTAGGTCTCCTCGCTGTCCACACTCACCCGGTACATGCCCAGGAACTGCGGCAGGAGGGTGCTGCCATGACACTTCACTATGTGCTGCGgggaggaggaaaatggaggAATGGTCACATACCAAAACCACTCAGGCTCACATCTGGTGACATCCAAAGGTCACTCTGAATGTAAACCAATTACAGAGTGTATCCAGGTGACCTCATTCAGCGTCCCCCTGAAACACTCTGTTAAAAAGACATCACTCTTCCCTGTTTTGTACGTTGatctttttaaatttcaaaccCCCGGATTCAGTCTTTATAGgtcatgttttaatgtaaatgtagtGGTAAACCTCACAACATATATCAACCTTATAAGGGAGTGAAATAgctttagttttaatttttggAATATTTGTTTAGAATTGTTCACAATCCTTTTTATTGGGGAGGAAAGGGTTTGTTTCTTTAAGACTCTAGGATAAAGTGTTTCAGGTTCAGCCTGGAGTTCCAGTGAAAACAGCTCGTTGGAGAGATGATCAGGTGTTGAGTTTGTGTTACACCCTCCTGGTCAAAGGTGAAAAGACGACAGGTATCAGAGGAGACACACGGCTGCTTAAACCCAcctcagaaaacagtgaaacgTGAAACGACAGTCGTTCACACTGGGACAAATTCTACCGCTTCTTATTGAGCGATCTTGTTTTGATGCAGCTCACAGCAGAATTACTGTCATTTAGAAATAAGATCACATAGAGCTGTGAATCAAGAACACGACTTTAATATGATTAACTGTGCAGCCCTACAGTCTGCTACTTATTATCTCGATTGATTGATTTATCATCTGCTCATCTTAGTTTTCCAGGACCTCTTCATAATCCCTGTTTGTCTGATCTACAATTAACCTCaattaagaagctggaaccaggaaATATTCATAATTTCTGCTTGAAAAtaacatcatttttattttctgtaattaatGTGATACATATACTCTGTTTTCAAACCTGATATCACTTCCAAATTGTCTTTAAATTCACAGATCACCAGTAAAATAACAACTAAACAACTAAATCActgttgtcagtgttgatgGTTTCTGTCATAAGAAGCCAGGTTTACATTTATAACTTATGTATGTATATGGGTTAGTGATTTATCTGGtccaaaaaacactgtttaGACTTTTATGATGTGGAAAAAGGATCAAATCCCTACACCTGCCAAACAACAGAACCTGATTCTATATGTTCTGAAAATGCATCCAAATAACACCTAAAACCAAAAGTACAGAGCCCTCATGTCTGGACCAACTGGTTTAGTCGAGTCCTCTGAATATTCAGCTCTTTAGCAGAGATGATTCAGCTGAAAAAGGatcataaaaaaacagctgttcactGAAACTAAACACTGACCTGAAATCTGATACAAACATActgcaaaatgcaaaactgTCATGATCTATGAGGAGAAACTGTGCAAGGAGCTCTGATAACAATGAGTTCATTCAGGGCtgagtgaattaaaaaaaacacacacacacacacacacacacacacacacacacacagaaacagagctgcCATTTTCCTCATCTCCCTCTCGGTTTTTATGTAGGCTGCATAACCACAGGCTACACATTCCAATAAGAGCTCAAAGCCAAAAGTTTATTCAGTGGTGTGTTCAGCCTGAAGCGAGACCCAGTTTTTGCAGAATCCACTCGACTCGCCGATACGCTGACACCAGGGCTGCTAATGTagaataaaaccaaacaaaaatagAGGTGAAAGTGTGTCACCTCGCACTTATCTCCCCTACAAATGTACTCTGTTATTTACATGAGCATTTGAATATCTGCAACAAACCCAACAAATCATATAACAGAGCGTTTGTTCTCGTCGGAGATGCCGTGACGTCAGCTAACCTTGACGATGAGAACTACGGTTACGTTCGCCTGCAGAGGggttttctccctctcctccccccccGGGGATCAGGTTCAGTTTGATAGAAGCACCTTAAAGTCATATTTAGTGTTTGCCGTCCTTGTCCTCCCGCTCGCTGCAGCACAggacatttaaatgtaaaaatagtcaTATTTAGGTCGACTTCACTCACCTGTGGCagaaagattttaaataaataaataactctCCCAGCACGTGCTCATTTTAGGAACTCTATGAAACGCTCTCGGGGGTTTTTGCTTTGCCACAAAAGGTtacagaggatgaaaaagtaGGACAACACAGCACTATAGATGTGAATCTTTATGCACAGTTCAGTAAAGCGGGACAGGAGGTGGGTGCATGAATGACTGAAGGAGTGACTGAGtgaacagaggagcagaggagaaaggatTCAGACGCTCACAGGGAGGTTTTATTTATAGCTCCTGAGTTTCACTGCAGGATCTCACAGATATAAACTGGGACTTACTCCAAAATTCATGTCAGCTCTTTATCCCTgccactgctcctcctcctgcaggttaaaccTCAGTCAGGTAACATTTTAACGCGCAgtttatcaaaacaaaatgaactcaAGTCAAATCTGGTGATAGTTTAGGTTTTTCTCGGCAAATGAGTATCAAGACAAAGACGAAAGCCGACAACAGACTAATGACGAATAACATCCAAAACCTGATGTGAtgtataaaactgaaaactctgctatagcaccaaatgtgtatcaATCCGCAGCAGAAAATCgtttctgttgc contains:
- the pip4k2ca gene encoding LOW QUALITY PROTEIN: phosphatidylinositol 5-phosphate 4-kinase type-2 gamma (The sequence of the model RefSeq protein was modified relative to this genomic sequence to represent the inferred CDS: deleted 1 base in 1 codon), whose translation is MAALGNSGATSSPMVILAPKTKTKKKHFVQQKVKVFRASDPVLSVFMWGVNHSINDLNQVPVPVMLLPDDFKANTKIKVNNHLFNKENLPGHFKFKEYCPQVFRNLRERFGIEDLDYQVSLTRSPPLRSGDDQGEGLLLNSYDRALVIKQISSEDVADMHSILSEYHQHIVKCHGSTLLPQFLGMYRVSVDSEETYLIVMRNMFSHRLVVHRKYDLKGSLVAREASDKERVKELPTFKDMDFRNNMQKVYVTEEQKEKFMEKLNRDVEFLVKLKIMDYSLLLGIHDVGRAEREEEEGEEVSNEEEQEAENGLAPGATVGSYGTSPEGIAGYMSSCKPLGPGEFDPYVDVYAVGSCSGAPQREVYFMGLIDVLTQYDTKKKAAHAAKTVKHGAGAEISTVHPEQYAKRFRDFISNIFA